A window from Sphingobacterium hotanense encodes these proteins:
- a CDS encoding sodium:solute symporter: MSPIILLSFLVVYFAILLAVSYFTSKDSSDNSTFFVANRNAKWYMVAFGMIGTALSGVTFISVPGDVGNTPGGMSDPNNFSYFQFVIGNAIGFVIIAYVLLPLYYRMNLTSIYTYLEERLGHKSYKSGAMIFLISRTIGSAFRLYLVAIVLQRYIFDAWNVPFILTVAVCLVLIWLYTNKGGLKTIIITDTLQTTFLLLAVILSIYFMADGLGLTVFEAFEKVKDSSYSKIFVWENLLGDTRHFWKHIIGGAFVTIAMTGLDQDLMQKNLSMKTIGEAQKNMMTFTSIFIVINLFFLAVGALLYFYADANGIKLADLGKSDYLYPEIALRHLSLLPGIIFMMGLTAATFATTDSALTALTTSYCVDFLNFNKKENPNDPKLVKQRNFVHLGFSVVMLLVILLFHWINDESVVSAIFKIAGYTYGPLLGLFSFGILTKRRVNDNLVPLICVISPLLIFLLNQYVLPHTAYKIGFELIVYNGLITYLLLLITSPGKVEGKIAGSK; encoded by the coding sequence ATGTCACCTATTATATTATTATCCTTTCTTGTTGTTTATTTCGCAATCTTATTGGCGGTGTCTTATTTCACGTCGAAAGATTCTTCGGATAATTCAACATTCTTCGTTGCCAATCGTAATGCCAAATGGTATATGGTTGCCTTCGGAATGATCGGTACGGCATTATCTGGTGTTACGTTTATTTCCGTTCCTGGAGATGTAGGTAATACGCCTGGAGGGATGTCAGACCCGAATAATTTCAGCTATTTTCAGTTTGTAATCGGAAATGCTATTGGCTTTGTAATTATCGCCTACGTATTGCTGCCGCTTTACTACCGCATGAACCTGACTTCTATTTATACGTATCTAGAAGAACGATTAGGCCATAAGAGTTATAAGTCAGGGGCGATGATCTTCTTGATTTCCAGAACCATCGGTTCTGCGTTCCGTTTATATCTAGTTGCTATCGTACTGCAACGCTATATTTTTGATGCTTGGAATGTGCCGTTTATTTTAACTGTAGCGGTGTGTTTAGTTTTGATTTGGTTATATACCAACAAAGGTGGTTTGAAGACCATCATTATCACTGACACACTTCAGACGACGTTTTTGTTGTTGGCGGTTATATTGTCGATTTATTTCATGGCTGATGGTCTTGGATTAACGGTTTTCGAAGCCTTCGAAAAGGTTAAAGACAGTTCTTATTCGAAGATATTCGTATGGGAAAATCTATTAGGAGATACTAGACATTTCTGGAAGCATATTATCGGTGGCGCGTTCGTTACGATTGCAATGACAGGCTTAGACCAAGATTTGATGCAGAAGAACTTAAGTATGAAAACTATTGGTGAGGCCCAGAAGAATATGATGACCTTTACGAGTATTTTCATCGTCATCAATTTGTTTTTCTTGGCAGTGGGAGCATTATTGTATTTCTATGCAGATGCGAACGGCATTAAACTAGCAGATTTAGGGAAGTCAGATTATCTGTATCCGGAAATTGCGTTACGTCATTTAAGCTTGTTGCCGGGTATTATATTTATGATGGGTTTAACTGCAGCAACCTTTGCTACGACCGACTCAGCACTTACAGCGCTGACCACATCTTACTGCGTTGACTTCCTGAACTTCAATAAAAAGGAAAATCCAAACGATCCTAAGTTGGTCAAACAACGTAACTTCGTTCACCTTGGGTTTTCTGTTGTAATGCTATTGGTCATTCTTCTTTTCCATTGGATAAACGATGAATCTGTGGTATCAGCGATTTTCAAGATTGCAGGTTACACTTATGGTCCTTTATTGGGTCTATTCTCTTTCGGTATCTTAACGAAAAGAAGAGTAAATGATAATCTAGTTCCACTTATCTGTGTGATTTCACCATTATTGATATTCTTATTGAATCAATATGTGCTGCCGCATACAGCCTATAAAATTGGATTCGAACTGATTGTTTACAACGGTTTGATTACCTACTTGTTGTTACTAATTACTTCTCCTGGTAAGGTTGAAGGTAAAATTGCCGGCAGTAAATAA
- the murQ gene encoding N-acetylmuramic acid 6-phosphate etherase: MINTTEKDSNYQDLDKMSVREILTNINNEDKTVPLAVEREIAHIESLVKVIVERMKKGGRLFYIGAGTSGRLGILDASECPPTYGVPFDWVIGLIAGGDTAIRKAVEFAEDDENQAWKDLEEYAINTNDVVIGIAASGTTPYVIGGLEKANEMGIATGCIVCNGNSPIAAIAQYPVELIVGPEFVTGSTRMKAGTAQKLALNMISTAVMIQLGRVKGNKMVDMQLSNHKLVGRGVRMVMAETGTDEETATALIEQFGNVRKAIDNFNLQKNS, encoded by the coding sequence ATGATCAACACAACGGAAAAGGATTCCAATTATCAGGACTTAGACAAAATGTCTGTTCGCGAAATTTTGACGAACATTAATAACGAAGATAAAACCGTTCCGTTGGCGGTGGAGAGAGAGATTGCGCATATCGAATCCTTAGTAAAGGTGATCGTGGAGCGTATGAAAAAAGGCGGTCGTCTTTTTTATATCGGTGCAGGTACAAGTGGACGTCTAGGTATTCTTGACGCTTCGGAATGCCCGCCGACTTATGGTGTTCCTTTTGATTGGGTTATCGGACTGATTGCTGGTGGTGATACCGCCATCCGTAAAGCTGTTGAGTTTGCGGAGGATGATGAGAACCAAGCTTGGAAAGACCTTGAAGAGTATGCAATCAATACGAACGATGTGGTGATCGGAATTGCTGCCTCAGGCACAACTCCTTATGTTATCGGTGGATTGGAGAAAGCGAATGAAATGGGTATCGCTACGGGCTGTATTGTATGCAATGGCAATTCGCCAATTGCAGCAATCGCACAGTATCCGGTAGAGCTGATTGTAGGTCCTGAGTTTGTGACCGGCTCCACGCGCATGAAAGCGGGTACCGCTCAAAAACTTGCTTTAAATATGATCAGTACTGCTGTTATGATTCAGCTAGGTCGTGTTAAAGGAAATAAAATGGTTGATATGCAGCTTTCGAACCACAAGCTAGTGGGGAGAGGGGTTCGTATGGTGATGGCAGAGACCGGAACCGACGAAGAGACAGCTACGGCATTGATCGAGCAATTCGGTAATGTACGTAAGGCTATCGATAACTTCAACCTACAAAAGAATAGCTAA
- a CDS encoding outer membrane protein assembly factor BamB family protein: MYLPRLFVFIFLIWGQISFAQSFRFAQVTDTHVGGSTGADDVRRTVQDINKLKNIDFVIFSGDITEFGSDEELLLAKRILDSIQRPWFVIPGNHDSNWSESGANSFRRVFGKETFFLKHKGYDIIGTASGPNMRMSPGQIPRENLIWMDSIFQEYPNKETPLIAINHYPLDESLNNWYESIDRLKTRNVQLALCGHGHQNRLYDWEGIPGVMLRSNLRAKEEVGGYNLITIRNDSAIFQVRRPLIKTEDPWLAMALRPVQPGVDGQYARPDYSVNKQTTAKLVWEYQDHGDIGAGMGTDGKLLFTANTVGEVFALDLHDGKRVWSFKTGGKVYSTPVFHQGMVVVGSTDHFIYGLDAKTGALKWKLEAKKAVLGSAAVAKGKAFIGASDGIFRCIQVADGKLLWQFDQVKGYVSTLPTLADGKVIFGSWGNGFYALDQNSGELQWEWWNGHQNRMFSAAAVYPVVHKNRVFIVAPDRYMTVIDLKTGKTIWREKKDSEKVRESIGLSSNKKLVYAKTMDGELIGVPVMADSMDITWKSDLKLPYELAPTAIQSKKRTVFVPSDKGLFTALDAKTGKVRWQYKVSNGMINPLLLWKDKVVISTMDGKISMLSY, from the coding sequence ATGTATTTGCCGAGACTTTTTGTTTTCATCTTTTTGATATGGGGGCAAATTTCCTTTGCCCAATCTTTTCGTTTTGCTCAGGTTACCGATACGCATGTTGGCGGTTCAACCGGCGCCGATGATGTTCGTCGGACTGTGCAGGATATTAATAAGCTAAAGAATATAGACTTTGTGATTTTCTCGGGCGATATCACAGAATTTGGTTCCGATGAGGAATTGCTGTTGGCTAAGCGCATTTTGGATAGTATCCAACGCCCGTGGTTTGTCATTCCGGGAAATCACGACAGTAATTGGTCAGAAAGCGGTGCGAATAGCTTCCGTCGTGTTTTTGGTAAAGAAACATTCTTTTTGAAGCATAAAGGCTATGATATCATCGGGACGGCTTCAGGCCCGAATATGCGGATGAGTCCGGGTCAGATTCCAAGAGAGAATCTCATATGGATGGACTCGATTTTTCAGGAATATCCTAATAAAGAAACACCGTTGATCGCTATTAATCATTATCCATTGGACGAATCCTTGAACAATTGGTATGAATCTATCGATCGCTTGAAAACACGAAATGTACAGTTGGCTTTATGCGGCCATGGACATCAAAATCGTTTATACGATTGGGAAGGCATTCCGGGTGTGATGTTACGATCGAACCTAAGAGCGAAAGAGGAAGTCGGAGGGTATAACTTAATTACGATACGTAATGATTCAGCAATTTTTCAAGTCCGTCGACCGTTAATTAAAACGGAGGACCCTTGGTTGGCTATGGCACTTCGACCTGTGCAGCCTGGGGTAGATGGACAATATGCTCGCCCGGACTACAGTGTAAATAAGCAAACTACCGCAAAGTTAGTTTGGGAATATCAGGATCATGGAGATATAGGTGCAGGCATGGGTACAGATGGTAAGCTATTATTTACCGCAAATACCGTTGGTGAAGTGTTTGCGCTGGATTTACATGATGGAAAGCGAGTTTGGTCATTCAAAACCGGAGGCAAGGTATATTCTACACCAGTATTTCATCAAGGAATGGTGGTTGTAGGCTCTACTGATCACTTTATTTATGGTCTGGATGCTAAGACAGGTGCATTAAAATGGAAGCTCGAGGCGAAGAAAGCGGTTTTAGGCTCAGCAGCTGTAGCTAAGGGAAAAGCGTTCATCGGTGCTTCTGACGGTATTTTCAGATGTATTCAGGTGGCTGATGGAAAATTATTATGGCAGTTCGATCAAGTGAAAGGCTATGTTTCCACATTGCCCACTTTGGCGGATGGCAAAGTGATTTTTGGATCTTGGGGCAATGGTTTTTATGCGCTCGACCAAAACAGTGGGGAATTGCAATGGGAATGGTGGAATGGACATCAGAATAGGATGTTTTCCGCAGCGGCAGTTTACCCTGTCGTTCATAAGAATCGAGTTTTTATTGTTGCACCGGATCGTTATATGACGGTGATAGATTTAAAAACCGGCAAAACCATATGGCGCGAAAAAAAGGACTCTGAAAAAGTAAGGGAATCAATAGGCTTGTCGTCCAATAAGAAGCTCGTTTATGCAAAAACTATGGATGGCGAGTTGATCGGCGTTCCGGTGATGGCTGATAGTATGGATATCACCTGGAAATCCGACTTGAAATTGCCGTATGAATTAGCGCCTACTGCTATACAGAGTAAAAAGCGAACCGTATTTGTGCCAAGCGACAAGGGGTTATTTACAGCGTTGGATGCTAAAACCGGAAAAGTTAGGTGGCAATATAAAGTTTCCAATGGTATGATTAATCCCCTACTATTATGGAAAGATAAGGTTGTTATCAGTACAATGGACGGAAAGATAAGTATGTTATCTTATTAA
- a CDS encoding glycoside hydrolase family 10 protein codes for MKRLSVYFSLFFVLALLLNSCSKSSDGPGGTPDPDPEPPVTTLKFPAKEMRGAWIATVWELDWPGVRGEAAQKQKYIEILDRLKALKFNAVFFQVKGMGDALYNSPYEPWSAAISGTRGVDPGYDVMNFLIEETHARGMEFHAWMNPYRISTRASASGAYPALHTSVDASWVIDHPTIRIYNPALPEVRQRLNDIVKDFITKYNVDGIHFDDYFYPSGVTHNDDADYQKYGAGYSTVESFRRGNVDKAIEGIFNTIKATKPQMVFSVSPAANKDNNYNGLFADVAKWTSSGWVDILIPQLYQEIGNSFNPFERNLATWSQFRGKAGLVIGHGYYKFGASDGGAAFQNTAELVNQFDLARKNQYVRGSVMYSARDVLANRIGITNKLAELYAKDVLMPFFGREVAAKPATPSNVKLSGNELTWSTTGDVKSAVYYFANLTAEGELLAFTEEKRLSVSKSGYYVVTAVNADHVESKESTPLKK; via the coding sequence ATGAAAAGATTATCCGTTTATTTTAGCTTATTTTTTGTACTTGCTCTGTTGCTTAACAGCTGTAGTAAGAGTTCTGATGGACCGGGTGGCACACCTGATCCTGATCCTGAACCACCAGTGACAACCTTGAAATTTCCTGCTAAGGAAATGCGTGGCGCTTGGATTGCAACCGTATGGGAGCTTGATTGGCCTGGGGTACGCGGTGAAGCTGCACAGAAACAAAAGTATATTGAGATACTTGATCGTTTGAAAGCATTGAAGTTTAACGCGGTGTTTTTTCAGGTCAAAGGAATGGGTGACGCATTGTACAATTCTCCTTATGAACCATGGTCTGCTGCCATATCGGGAACACGTGGCGTTGATCCGGGCTATGATGTTATGAATTTCTTAATCGAAGAGACGCATGCTCGTGGTATGGAGTTCCATGCTTGGATGAACCCTTACCGTATTTCAACACGAGCATCAGCAAGTGGAGCTTATCCTGCACTCCATACTTCTGTCGATGCAAGTTGGGTTATCGACCACCCCACTATCCGTATTTACAATCCAGCATTACCAGAGGTGCGTCAGCGCTTGAATGATATTGTCAAAGATTTTATCACAAAATACAATGTCGATGGGATTCATTTTGATGATTATTTCTATCCTTCCGGTGTAACTCATAATGATGATGCAGACTATCAGAAATACGGGGCCGGATATAGTACAGTTGAGAGTTTCAGAAGGGGGAATGTGGATAAGGCGATTGAAGGAATTTTCAATACAATTAAAGCGACGAAGCCACAAATGGTGTTTTCAGTTTCGCCAGCAGCGAATAAGGATAATAACTACAATGGACTTTTTGCTGATGTAGCGAAATGGACGTCTTCCGGCTGGGTGGATATATTGATTCCTCAGCTTTACCAAGAAATTGGCAATTCGTTCAATCCTTTTGAGCGCAATTTGGCGACATGGTCTCAGTTCCGTGGGAAGGCAGGATTGGTAATCGGACATGGTTATTACAAATTTGGTGCATCCGATGGTGGTGCTGCCTTTCAAAATACAGCTGAGTTGGTTAATCAATTCGACTTAGCGCGTAAAAATCAGTATGTAAGAGGAAGCGTAATGTATAGTGCGCGCGATGTTTTGGCAAATAGAATTGGTATTACCAACAAATTGGCAGAGCTTTATGCCAAGGATGTGCTGATGCCTTTCTTTGGTAGAGAAGTTGCTGCAAAGCCTGCAACGCCATCCAATGTTAAACTTTCCGGGAATGAGTTAACTTGGTCAACGACTGGTGATGTTAAATCGGCGGTATATTATTTTGCTAATTTGACAGCAGAAGGAGAGCTATTGGCATTTACTGAAGAGAAGAGATTAAGTGTTTCTAAATCGGGCTACTACGTGGTTACTGCCGTAAATGCGGATCATGTAGAAAGTAAAGAGTCAACTCCTTTGAAAAAATAA
- a CDS encoding DUF4623 domain-containing protein translates to MKMKLNRSIGAMIIALIGLAGFSSCSEDFPGNVESDKYTDLKAIRIVNAGEDGTDVLVGEIDENKKTISFPRIDTLTDFSNVKFEVETSEGASIENTVYNIPYQSGDTQKEIIIKVLNSPRFKEYKALIRFKVPVYGADFTKPTVMDYSSNPVGNPTYIGWGGQLTRGSGFDGKHVLVVSRGATGIHLLPVEDLRENRLTPIKLDVTGITGGTFTHNMGAQINGHSYVANLSTSQASPLKIYHWATSTSAPEVIANINVASVAGAGARHGDNFSMSLDESGNGYAFFISGGVQVMRVKIENYNQVTETVSFDTRTTYGQWSAYNHIAGSESYLATGHDKPIAVLNNAGSVAYTMGATSIPVHSGDPRVINFNGQRYLLVVTVPRTANTAPDAVLRIYNITAGANIVDALTAFEQGDKKPVYEFPVSAATNTAPGTQSGFHIVKDADGKDQKLMVYGATTDAGFTIVEFPVNVAED, encoded by the coding sequence ATGAAAATGAAATTAAACCGTTCTATTGGCGCAATGATTATTGCTCTAATTGGCCTTGCAGGTTTTAGTTCTTGTTCAGAAGATTTTCCAGGCAATGTGGAATCCGATAAATACACAGATCTAAAGGCTATCCGCATTGTTAACGCGGGTGAAGATGGAACAGATGTTTTGGTAGGAGAGATAGACGAGAATAAAAAGACGATTTCCTTCCCACGCATCGATACGCTTACTGATTTTTCGAACGTAAAGTTCGAAGTTGAAACGTCTGAAGGAGCGAGTATAGAAAATACCGTTTATAATATTCCTTATCAATCCGGTGATACCCAGAAAGAGATTATTATTAAAGTATTGAACTCGCCTAGATTTAAAGAATATAAGGCATTAATTCGCTTTAAAGTACCGGTATATGGTGCTGATTTTACAAAACCTACCGTGATGGATTATTCAAGTAATCCGGTTGGAAATCCTACTTATATTGGATGGGGTGGACAATTGACGAGAGGGTCAGGATTCGACGGTAAGCACGTTTTAGTTGTTAGTCGTGGTGCTACTGGAATTCATTTACTTCCGGTGGAAGATTTGAGAGAAAATCGTCTTACGCCTATCAAATTAGATGTGACTGGAATCACTGGTGGTACTTTCACACATAATATGGGCGCACAAATTAATGGTCACTCTTATGTTGCGAACTTATCAACATCACAGGCATCGCCACTAAAAATTTACCATTGGGCCACATCTACATCTGCTCCGGAAGTTATTGCTAATATTAACGTAGCATCTGTTGCTGGAGCTGGGGCTCGTCACGGAGATAATTTCTCTATGAGTCTGGATGAAAGCGGAAATGGCTATGCTTTCTTTATCTCTGGGGGTGTTCAGGTAATGCGTGTGAAGATCGAGAATTACAACCAAGTAACGGAAACTGTTTCTTTCGATACGCGTACGACCTATGGACAATGGTCTGCATACAATCATATCGCAGGTTCCGAGTCTTATTTAGCAACCGGACATGATAAACCAATTGCAGTATTAAATAATGCGGGTAGTGTAGCATATACCATGGGCGCTACTTCTATTCCAGTTCACTCGGGTGACCCACGAGTTATCAATTTTAATGGACAGCGCTACTTATTGGTGGTTACTGTTCCAAGAACAGCGAATACAGCGCCTGATGCTGTGTTGAGAATTTATAACATCACAGCGGGGGCAAATATAGTAGATGCGCTAACCGCATTTGAGCAAGGGGATAAAAAACCGGTGTATGAATTCCCTGTTTCGGCAGCGACAAACACTGCCCCTGGTACACAATCAGGTTTCCATATTGTAAAAGATGCTGACGGAAAAGACCAGAAGTTAATGGTTTACGGTGCGACTACCGATGCTGGATTTACGATTGTAGAATTCCCGGTGAATGTTGCAGAAGATTAA